The sequence below is a genomic window from Uranotaenia lowii strain MFRU-FL chromosome 2, ASM2978415v1, whole genome shotgun sequence.
AGTGTTCGTAATTAAATCAATAGATATGGTAAAACAGATAGAAGCAAGCAATAGCCTTGAGAGGAGGGTTATTACAATCCatgttagaagttttaaaatacatactagtaatagtaactagcactagtaactatgaaaaatttaccatgcaatagtaaaatttcgcaaaattcgCCAAATCAAACAGCCTAACagaaggattgttaaaatgcatgttaaaaatattctagccactaataatagttaccagcactagtaactatgaaaaatttaccatgaaatagtaaaatttcgcgaaaaacgccaaattaaagagctttacacaaggattgttaaaatgcatgttgaaaatattctagccactagtaatagttaccagcactagtaactatgaaaaatttaccatgcaatagttaaattttgcgaaaaacgccaaataacAAAgccttacacaaggattgttgaaatgcgtgttaaaaatattctagccaatAGTAAttgttaccagcactagtaactttgaaaaattcacaatgcaatagtaaaatttcgcaaaaaacgccatttgaaaatttcgtgaaattttactagttaatggtaaattttccatagttactagtgctggtaactatttctAGTgactagaatattttcaacattcgtTCTACCGATCCTTGCATAAAGCTttttcatttggcattttttgcgaatttttactAGTTCATGGTAAACTTTTCATAGTTAcaagtgctggtaactattactagtggctagattatttttaacattcgttTTACTGATCCTTGCGTTAAGCGttttcatttggcatttttcgcgaataTTTACtagttcatggtaaatttttcatagttacaagtgctggtaactataacTAGTTGCTAGGATAttccaacattcattttaacattccacgcgtaaagctctttgatttggcatttttcgcgaaattttactattgcatggtaaatttttcatagttactagtgctggtaactgttAATAATGGGTAACGTTAACCTCCTACATTAATTCTTATAACCCTCCGCCAAATCCCATTGCGCGCTTACATATGTTTCAACTATCCTGTTGATAAAATCATACACACAGATTCCTCAATCGGCACTGCAAACAGAAACACGAACGAAACACAAGGCCCTCACTCGAGCCCGTGCGCGCCGCCCGGTGACGAAAAGAGGGCCGCTTCGGACCATTCGGAGAGCCGCCGCGCGCTGCATTTTGGGCCGCTGCGTGCTGTTCTTTGAGCCAAAAGAGAGGCCTCACCCGCCGCTCGATTAGGACGCGCGAGAGCTAGCCGTGCCTGTTTGACTCGGCCGCTCGCGCAGATTTCGGATAGTgcatctcgtcgacgagaacgaGGGGAAAAGATTGAGCGAGCGTGCTTTTGTTTCGAGCGAGAGCGCGTCAACGGTCAGAACGCAAACGAAGAAGTGTTTCGCTCAAGAGAAATGGTTTGCGTGTGCCGCGCGCGTCTAAAAGAGTGCGTTTTGTTGAACCCTGCTAGCCTATTGTTTTATATGGTCTATAGTCACTGGCATAGCTAAACCTTAGCTAAATGATAGAACAGTTATTTCCAAAACCAATTTCCATGAGTTCGAATTCAAGTGTAAACATCAAACACTAGgaaatcggataggttttcaataccagATCGCCAATTGATTAgttaagtattataaaatagctaacccggtgtgctttgcttcaCTTTATAGAAATGAAGGAATTTGTGTGaaacataatttgaatttttgtttattagtatatcgttttcaagAAGAATTTCAACATCAATAATTACCTCTTTAAATGAATGCTTATTCTTAAACTtcgaatagtaatggcaatgaagattgattctatTTCCGAAGTTTACTTCATTGCATTAAttaattctcgaattatgccaaaaatatatatatttaagccttcctcctccttcccgtcgtccctctgaatgaatgaatcaaaaaacatttcttgtacccctaaaactaaaactttttttgtgcCTGGTTTGGTACTCCGTGAtacaaattaaagtaattttttggttctattcgaactctattttacatcttttctgtccctaactgataaaacaagaaaaatacaaaaatgctgcatacattcagagGTAAAAACCAAGTTTGAGATAaaaggcataaggcagcgcacctagcggtttattctGGATGCTAGttgttccactcaagatcaaagatggttccattcaagatcatattttattttgaaaacttcgctattaattgatattttgatggaaaacatgttacaaaaatccgaataatgattttttataagtttttctaccattgagaatcagtttataatggccaaaggttatataaattgacgttcaaaatCAGCATAAGTTGGTGAAAACTGCAGCAGAAATGcatatgtttttaaagcttcttataacttcattttataaattttagtcAAGATGACAAAgcttgtatggaaaaattttgaaaaagtgtcttttcaacatttcgattggattcataaataatcattgcctagatcttaggaaaagtatATGGTTCCTCTCAAGATCATTTATCCAATTCACTTTTACAGagtaaattttaaggaaaagtcTTAATGTTATTGTCATTCGAGCACATCTCATGCAATAAAGCAATTCTCATATTGTAAGACATTATTCTATGTTTGTAAGCCCCTTCTTATTCTGTTATTGAGCAAAAAAATCGCGGCTGATATGACAAGGACTTTCAAAGTTtctaggaaaaaattgaaaaaaaattttttttcaactaagcaTTATCTGATAGTTAAATCATTTGATTGCCAAGGATTAAGAAAAAATTGAGGACAACGAAACTGACGAATTAGGAGATatttaatttcaacaatttctctTACAAGCAACTTACTTTAATGAATGATTGTAAATTTCTCctgaaatttattcaattgaACATTTATATTGGCTTCGAGAAAATTTCGTGAAAATGCTATTGGCAAAagtatttagaaataaaaataggaaTAATTATTTTCTGGGATAACTAAATATTCTAAACTAGAGATACAAAGCGGTCAAATCCGGACTATTTGAccaaaaaaccgggaaaaatctaggcatttgatttaaaaattgttaaccaAAAAAACCAAGCAATATCGGAAAAAATTGAGTCCAAACCCTGGAaatactcaacacaaatcaagaaaacaaacaagatttttgtttctttaaatCTCATCAGccgattttaaatctgtttatGCATGGAAATCGATCCTCTACATCAGCCAGCGTAATTTCGACACGGCGCAACCATCGACGGCGCAACCACCGACGGCGCAACCACCGACGGCGCAACCACCGACGGCGCAACCACCGACGGCGCAACCACCGACGGCGCAACCACCGACGGCGCAAACACCGACGGCGCGTGAGGCGAGAAATATTTCGAACCTATTATGATAGAAATCCGCGAGTTTCTTGGCGGGAGATATGGCGTTCTATGCACCGCGAAGATAGGCTTGGGCATATCGAACCGCCATCATCTCGATCACTTACGATTGTTCCAGCGCGACGACAAGACGGCCAGGCCAAAAAGTGTCAAACAATATTTGTTCAAAGTTAAATCTATGTTAAGTGtttagaaataaattataattaagTCGTTGAAGTCTTCAAGTTTAAATAAAGGAGTGTAGTTTTCTGTTAAATAAATTGTTTGAACTGCAAGTGCCAAGTGTGTCATCATTGGACCATACGAACGGAAAAGTGAATTAGAAACTTACCCGAAAATTTGGGAGCTAGTGTCCGCGTCATTTAATGTCTGGGAATCACCCATTGCAACCCTGAGCCCTcgacatttggtccttcgaaccggatcagGCCCTGAACCCGGAACGGATCCGGATTAGACCTATCTGGAAGCTATAGTGCCGATAGCCCCAACGCCATCGCAACCGCGGACGCCAAGCGCCATCTTTGGGAACGCAGTTCAGCTGAGCACAAAGAAATATACAAGGCATATTTCTATTTTCCAAAAGGTTAGTAGCACTCCAATCGCACTACATTCTGTGTTCATCCCTACCGGATCTTTTCTTTGTTGCACCTTTCATCACTTCATTCGGCTACACACATCATATCATCTCCGCCGGAGAGCCGCGGATCGATTCGATACCCACCGTGCCTGGAACAACACCTAAACACTAACATCATCTGGCTTCGATCAAGCCCCCCACATCAGCTGTGACCATTTCATCCCAGAGCCATTACAATCAAGCGACAATTAGCAAGCAGTAGGATTCAATAAAATACAAGGCAAATTCCTTGCCTTGCTAAGGTAATTAGCATTCCAAATACTTTACCGTCGCTTGCCGAGCTACTTGGTCTCAACTTTTAGATTCCCTCCTCGCATAAAATGTCGTCGACCGAGCGAAAACTGCGCAGCCTCAAAGCCCGTCGGCGCAGTTTATCGGCATCATTCAGCAACATCTATAAATTCGTCGAGAATTTCCTAGAGCCCCGAGACATCGCAGAAGCACCAGTCCGACTTGAAGCTGTCGTCGAAATCTGGTCCGAATATGCTAAGGTCCAGTCAGAACTGGAAACACTCGACGAATCACCTGAAGCACTGGATAAGTACCTCGAACAAAAAACTTCATTTGAAACCGCTTACTATCGAGTGAAGggatttttgcttcaaaaatgccCTCCACAAGCCACAACACAACCACCAACCCATGCCACACAACCCCATCACACGCACGTCAAGTTGCCCGACGTAAAATTGCCTGAATTTGCAGGAAATTTCGAGCACTGGCTCAATTTCCATGACCTTTTTGTTTCACTGGTCCACTCTTCACAAGAATTGTCAAGCATCcagaaattttattatcttCGAGCATCACTTTCTGGAGAGGCTCTAAAATTAATCCAAACTATTCCAATATCCGCCACAAATTACAACGTAGCTTGGAATTTGCTAACCCAACACTATCAAAATTCCCGATTGCTCAAACGTAGCTACGTTCAGACACTTTTTGATTTTCCGATTCTGCGACGAGAATCGGCTACGGAACTGCACACATTGGTTGAACAGTTCGACGCAAACGTCAGGATATTAAAACAGCTGGGTGAATCAACAGAACACTGGGACATTCTTTTGATTCATCTTCTTTCGACCCGCTTAGATCCCAGCACCCGGCGAGATTGGGAAGAACATTCATCTGCCATAGAAACCACAACGTTCCAAGAACTTACCTCCTTCATCCAGCGCAGAGTAGCTGTCTTAGAACAGCTAACATCCAACACACACACTGAATCCCAATCCCAATTCCAAAATCGCCACAATAATGCACACTCCGGAAGCTACGCTGCATTCCAACAACCCAGAACCATAAAATGTGTCGTTTGTTCACAAGGCCATAATATATATCAATGCCCCACTTTCACCAAACTATCCGTTCAGCAAAGAATCGCACTTACAACACGAAACCGATTGTGCCTCAATTGCTTACGAAGAGGCCACCGCGCGCGCGAATGCCGATCGATTAACTGCTGCAAGAACTGTAGGTCAACACATCACACGCTTCTATGCTCTGCCAATTCTACACATACCACTCCAAAAGTAATCCACTCTGTTAGCAACCCACCACCAATCAACATACAACAGTCACCGTCCCCAGCTCCAATTCCAGCTCCGAGAAGCAATGCAGCATACACGAAGATCACCAGCTTTAACTCACACATCTCCGATCGGCCCCGAGTGCTTCTAGCCACGGCTGTGGTCGTTGTTGTTGACGACACGGGGAAAGAACACTTGGCTCGAGCCCTGCTGGATTCAGGCAGCGAGTGTTGTTTTGCCTCCAATCGCTTGTACAAGCTCATGCAGGCCAAACGTACCGAGGTTGACGTACCAATAGCTGGGATTGGAAACTCGTCTACAAACgccaatttccaatttcaaggCGTAATCAAATCACGGACCTCAGATTTTACTACAACTGTGCCTTTGCTCATGTTACCCAAAGTTACTATTGATTTGCCGACGGTGAATATAAATATTTCCCAATGGTCAATTCCAGAAAACTTACAGTTAGCTGATCCAGCGTTTCATAGAAGCCAACCCATTGATCTCGTGCTGGGAGCcgagatattttttaatctatttacAACCCCCGGTCACATTTATTTGGGTGACACACAGCCTTCCCTAATTAACTCAGTTTTCGGATGGGTCGTCTCGGGCAAAACACATTCTCCAAACGCTTGCGCATCAACATTCTCCCCCATTGCATGTAACGTTGCTACAACGAAAACATTAGAAGATCGCAACAGCTTGCGTTGCTTGCTGAAGGATGACGTCATCAATCAGCTGTTTTGATAATCGATTCGCAACCAAACCCACTCTAGGGAGACAATACCAACATGCTATCACGGATTATCTTCGGCTCGATCACATGGAACTAGTGATCGGGTACGAGCATACATCCAAACAAGTCAACTTTTTCTCCCACCACCCAGTATACAGGATAGCGGTATGCGAGCGATCGTTTTACGGTCTCGTTCTCATGGATTGGACCCATCAAAACTCTATTGCGACCAACAGTACCAAGTACCAACTCACACGACCAGCTCCACACAACGAAAATTTCGTCGCTTGTTCCATGAACAACGCATGCGCACATTGGACAAGTATCAAAACATCGGCACTGTTCGGCAGTTCGAGAACAGAAGCAGCAGGCGATCAAGGGGTAAAAGGCATAGGGATTTCATCAAGCAGGGAAGGCGTTCGGGGAGTTTGTTTACTTGGCTCAAATCCTCTCGAGCGCACAGACGGTGGCAGAAAATGAGAACTGAACGGCGAATATATTTTGGAAATCATTCCTGCCCAACGCCGGACGTTAGCAGTCGAATTATGTACACATATGGATAAGAAAATTGGATACTTGGGCTTTATTGGGATTGGGTTAAGATTTCTCGGAATAAGAAGGGTTGTTTATTTGCAGCAGACGTAATTTCGCAGAGCTGTTATCAAGCAGCACAGTTTCGACATTCTTCATGGCAGAGAACAGCATTCTGCAGGAGCATCAACTTGCAACTGCCGAAGGCTTCAAACAACAGCAGCGTTTCCCCCCAAGCGGTGATTCAACTTGATGACGTCACCAGGGTGGATGGTAGAATCTTGCGACCAGACGAACCAAAACAGCTGATCGTTCTCCCAGACTTTCCTCTTCACTCTCCAGGGCCACGCTCTCACCATCAACGATTGCTTCGGGTCCATTTCTAGCTCCCGGTCGACCAGTTACGATGTGTTGGTTATCGAGCGAATCACCGAACACATGCTTATCAAACAGCTGATCGATCAGCTGACGGCAGAGCTACCAGTATCCCGAGCATCTCTCAAATCGATCGTTCCCTGGAGAACAATTCCAACAACAGCAAGCAAGGAAAGCCACAAGTGGTAGTGTTCGTCTGGGCTTCACAATGTTTTCGCCGATGGAATAAGATATTCTGGATTTGATGCTCAGAGTTTTCGGCTTGTTGGTTGATGTGGCAAACGATGtgggtttttttggttttcgatCCCTCAAGAAGATCTATTTTGTTCGCTGTTCAAGGGTGGCAGCATGCAATTCGGCTCAAAATCGTCTGGAGCGAGAGTGGCGATCAACTTTTAAGCcagttgaaaataagaaattatctCGGAGCATTTGATGGAATGTTAGGATTAAATGGGCAGATGGGCAACTCGGGTGATACACTAAAAGAATCGAGAGAAACGTTAGGAGCAGAGCGTTTGCGTAACTTCGTTACCGAATGCATCATCGAAGGAAGATGAATGAAGTCAAGCTGAATGAATTCGAACATCAATCGGCATGAATGAAAAGCGGTTTAAATGGCAGATGCAGCAGTTAAGAATCAAAAATACAAGGCCCCCTGATAATTTGGGTCCCAGGTGAGGACCATTCCAATATTTTGTACGTTTTCGTCCAGGTCTACCGGGTCTTATATTTTCCCCAGATCAAAGCGCATGGTCCCACGGCTTCAGCGAAGACGATTTCAACGTTATCCAGAAATGGTCATTTCTGGAGGTGGCAGGATGTTTATGCATGGAAATCGATCCTCTACATCAGCCAGCGTAATTTCGACACGGCGCAACCATCGACGGCGCAACCACCGACGGCGCAACCACCGACGGCGCAACCACCGACGGCGCAACCACCGACGGCGCAAACACCGACGGCGCGTGAGGCGAGAAATATTTCGAACCTATTATGATAGAAATCCGCGAGTTTCTTGGCGGGAGATATGGCGTTCTATGCACCGCGAAGATAGGCTTGGGCATATCGAACCGCCATCATCTCGATCACTTACGATTGTTCCAGCGCGACGACAAGACGGCCAGGCCAAAAAGTGTCAAACAATATTTGTTCAAAGTTAAATCTATGTTAAGTGtttagaaataaattataattaagTCGTTGAAGTCTTCAAGTTTAAATAAAGGAGTGTAGTTTTCTGTTAAATAAATTGTTTGAACTGCAAGTGCCAAGTGTGTCATCATTGGACCATACGAACGGAAAAGTGAATTAGAAACTTACCCGAAAATTTGGGAGCTAGTGTCCGCGTCATTTAATGTCTGGGAATCACCCATTGCAACCCTGAGCCCTCGACAAAATCGTATTTTGAGTTTCCAAAACCtcttatgataattttaataaaacttgcacAAAAAATTTCGTGTTGGatgcaataaaataaaaattacaaagcaattttgtttttggtttaatttggcATAAAAAGTTTATGAATTCGGGTTAAATTctggcttttccaatgaaattcggGCAAACCAAGCCGAACTTAACTTTTTCCAAGTTTTGTAGATACATAAAATCGTGCAACCTCTAAGCTTACTCTCATTATCATTATGAGAAATAAAACTTGAGAAATTATGCTTATTCATTTCagctcataaaaatttaatattgttATAGTTTCGCTAAATTtacgtttttgtcttttttacacTGAAATTGTAGTTGATGGTAATAAATCCGAAAATCCACTGTTCTACCAGCAACCTTATTTACGGTTTTTTAAATAGAGTTagtataaataaataagttGAATAATCAGTCAAATAAGGTTCAAACATAGGAACAACAGAAACATATTTTCCTTATCTGGAAACTTTATGAAATGgatgaaaagtaaaattttgaattaatagaCAGGATGAAACAAAGgattgaagaaagaaaaaaattagaaaagaaaataacaatttaCCGAGAGCTTCACATTGAGAACAAAttcgaaagaagaaaaaaaacaaaaaaaaaggtctgaATAAGATACGTTTTATTCTTATTTGTATCTATAACTCAACGTTTTCTccatattcaaatattataaatttaaacaaaaaaaaaattgaaaagattaaaaGCAACTGTCAACAGTATCCATtaaagcaagttcactggtgttgggaaaaagtggtagaaattttgacattttgaaaattttaccatgcaaaaatgatttcaagatcttggggcgttgtattttttgcaacactgtttctattttagTCGTATGTGATAGatatattgctatttttgtatcacagcatgcgaaaataaaacacgtgttgtaaaaaaactagaaggccactgatctttaaaatatttttgcatagcaaaattttcaaaatgtgcctcAAGTgtcaaatttctaccacttttttccaaccccagtgaacttgctcttagaaaaggcatagtttgatttttgaaaagttctacatTCACTACTTTCTCCAAAACAAGTATAATCGAATGTCATGTAGGTATGATTGCAACAGACTCATTTTTTCTGCTCATATTCTAAAAAATGGTCATTGAAGTAAAGAAATATAGTTTTTCAAGCATGTTTTATCGATTCTTGCTATttctttcttaatttatttcacTATGTTAAGAATAATTTGGTTCAACctagttttattttgttataccatatttagccttttctgccatttttaacCCTGTTTGATGGAGTTTTTTCATgcggtatgtttttttttaaatttttttccaatttcatcttgttttaatttgattaatattgtttgatatttttttctaaattgctTATATTATTGTACTTTGATCCACCTGGTTTCCCTAAGTTTTGTCGTGATATATCAAGTTTCGCATTGATTAATGTTTTCATGAATttccaaatttatatttatttttgccagatttatttaatattttcgaGTTCATCTGGCTTTAAATTATATCTTGAAACAAAATCCGATTCTAAAAtgtaataaagattttttttaacttttggtcAATAACAGCATTCAAAAGATTAGATGATGGCTTAATCTCGTCGTACAACTATTTTTTCGTTTGTGCCTAATCTCagaattttcgattgaaaagaTTGTGATTATTGATCTACTGTACTAGTGGGTTTTAATTGCTCTCATGTAACCAGCTAAGCCATGGGtggccaaaattttcaacaggcgggccaaatttcagaaatgagattgcCTGGTgggccaaaaaaatcaaat
It includes:
- the LOC129741838 gene encoding uncharacterized protein LOC129741838, producing MSSTERKLRSLKARRRSLSASFSNIYKFVENFLEPRDIAEAPVRLEAVVEIWSEYAKVQSELETLDESPEALDNYVQTLFDFPILRRESATELHTLVEQFDANVRILKQLGESTEHWDILLIHLLSTRLDPSTRRDWEEHSSAIETTTFQELTSFIQRRVAVLEQLTSNTHTESQSQFQNRHNNAHSGSYAAFQQPRTIKCVVCSQGHNIYQCPTFTKLSVQQRIALTTRNRLCLNCLRRGHRARECRSINCCKNCRSTHHTLLCSANSTHTTPKVIHSVSNPPPINIQQSPSPAPIPAPRSNAAYTKITSFNSHISDRPRVLLATAVVVVVDDTGKEHLARALLDSGSECCFASNRLYKLMQAKRTEVDVPIAGIGNSSTNANFQFQGVIKSRTSDFTTTVPLLMLPKVTIDLPTVNINISQWSIPENLQLADPAFHRSQPIDLVLGAEIFFNLFTTPGHIYLGDTQPSLINSVFGWVVSGKTHSPNACASTFSPIACNVATTKTLEDRNSLRCLLKDDVINQLF